A window of the Oncorhynchus keta strain PuntledgeMale-10-30-2019 chromosome 21, Oket_V2, whole genome shotgun sequence genome harbors these coding sequences:
- the LOC118400629 gene encoding deoxyribonuclease gamma, with the protein MKVASFNIQKFGKRKLSNPNTLATLVKIVSRYDIIVILEVVDERGTSVKKFLEELNKANKKQHYTLQISTRLGRDKYKEQFMFLYRDDLVDLVGSWQYEDNQVGDVDAFAREPYILRFKCLNTLLEDLVLIPVHTKPDDSVKELDELYDVFLEVTKKWKTDNVMILGDFNADGSYLSKKAMKAIRIRSDKKFHWLIEDDVDTTANTGNDNTYDRIVIYGDDMLDAVVPNSAKPFNFQIAYGLSEEDALKVSDHYPVEVELKRKTPTEQSSATGK; encoded by the exons ATGAAGGTTGCATCTTTCAACATCCAGAAATTTGGGAAGCGAAAGCTATCAAACCCAAACACCCTTGCTACCCTTGTGAAG ATTGTGTCTCGCTATGACATCATAGTGATTCTGGAGGTGGTGGATGAAAGAGGCACTTCAGTGAAAAAGTTCCTGGAGGAATTAAATAA GGCCAATAAGAAGCAACACTACACTCTGCAAATCAGCACTCGTCTGGGAAGAGACAAATACAAGGAGCAGTTTATGTTTCTGTACAG GGATGATTTGGTGGACTTGGTTGGTTCCTGGCAATATGAGGACAACCAGGTTGGAGATGTGGACGCCTTCGCCAGGGAGCCTTACATTCTCCGCTTCAAATGTCTCAACACTT TGCTGGAGGACTTGGTACTGATCCCAGTGCACACCAAGCCTGACGATTCAGTGAAGGAGCTGGATGAGCTTTATGATGTCTTCCTGGAAGTGACAAAGAAATGGAAGACTGAT AACGTTATGATCCTAGGTGACTTCAATGCAGACGGTTCCTACCTTTCTAAAAAGGCCATGAAAGCCATCCGTATCCGCAGTGACAAAAAGTTCCACTGGCTGATTGAAGATGATGTGGATACCACAGCAAACACAGGCAACGATAACACTTATGACAG GATTGTAATCTATGGGGATGACATGCTTGACGCCGTCGTGCCAAACTCTGCCAAACCATTCAACTTCCAGATCGCATACGGACTTTCTGAAGAAGAT GCCCTGAAAGTGAGCGACCATTACCCTGTGGAGGTAGAGCTGAAAAGGAAAACACCAACAGAACAGA GCTCTGCGACTGGGAAATAG